The uncultured Paludibaculum sp. sequence CGCCCCAACAGGGGACCTGGCATTCCCGCATCCGGCGGAACTCCACATAGTCGAGGGAGTCCAAGGGAATCCACAGCCTCCAGATGTTCGGCGCATCCATCAGTGGTCCGTCGCTGAACCGCACTCCACCAAGACGAGCCTGCACGGCGGCGAACCCGAAGACGCGATAGACCGCTGTCACAGCCTGCCAGCAGGCATCCACCGAGGAGGCCGCCTCCACTTGGCGGGAGAAGGAATGTAGCGCAAGTTGCCGATTGAGTATCCGCCGGAACACGCCCTGCCTCAGCAGGCGGCCCACCTCACCAAACTCCACGTAGTCCAGTTGGTGCACACCCAGCCAAGCGGCGACACAGAACAGCAGCAGTACCAGCCCGCTGTGGTTCTCCCATGTGCTGCCGGCCAGCGAAAGCGCCGCCCCGATGGAGCAGACGGCATAGAGGATCAACGTCACGTTTCTTGGTGTGAGCCCGCGGGCCAGCAGGCGGTGATGGACGTGACCACGATCCGCAGCGAAGATTGGCTGCTGGCGCAGGAAGCGCCGCACAATTGCCAATGTGGTATCGAGCAACGGAACGGCAAGCGCCATCAGCGGTGCGGTCATCCCCAGGAATGTCGCTGACATCTGCCCCCAAAGAATTGCCAGGATCCCCAGGAGGAACCCCAGGGTGAGGCTGCCGCAATCACCCAGGAAGATGGACGCCGGGTTGAAGTTGTAGCGAAGGAACCCGAGCAAGGCAGCGGCCAAGGGAATGGTGGCGAACATCAGTTCCTGGTTTCCGCGCAGTAGGGCCGCCACCAGCGTTGTGCAAGTGGCAAAGAATCCGATGCCGGAGGCTAGTCCGTCTACCCCGTCGGTCAGGTTCACCGAGTTGGTGCAGGCGATCAACCATGAAAGCGTGAGCACTACGCTCAGCCATCCTGGCAGCGGATTGCCTCGCACGCCTGTGATTTCGACGCCCGCGAAGATGGTCACCCAGGCTGCCGCGACCAGCTCCGCCAACAGTTTCTGCCACGGCCGTAGCCCTTTGATGTCGTCGGCCAAACCCACCAGGAACACCAGGACAACACCAGGGGCAATGCGAAGGATGCCCGGCGCCCATTCGGGCAGCAGCGCCTGATAGTGGGGGACCGTCAATAGAATCAGCCCGGATGAAGCGATGTATGTCAAGGCAATTGCGATGCCGCCCACGCGCGAGACGGGCCAGCGATGCAGCTTTCGCCGCCCGTCGGGCTGATCCACCAAGCCGACACGATTCGACCAATGAGCAACTAGGGGAGTCAAAAGCAGAGAGAGAACGAATGAGACAAGAGCTAACAGAAGTAGTGGATTCATGAATTGTGGCTCCAGGGATGGGGAAGATCACGCAGCGGCCCGGACATCGGCCGGCGGTCTGGAAGTCACTTGCGCGCGTTCACGGGCGCCGTTGCAGCCGCTCACGCCACGCGAGAAAGGGCTGTTCCACGAACCGGTATGACACCACGGCCACACAAAGCGCACAGATGATGTTGACGGGAAACCGCGCTATGGCAAGCGTCGACGTCCGATCGAGAAACAACTCCTGCCAGATGTACAGGGAATAACTCAGCACGCCGAGGTGGGTCAGAACGGTCGAGTTCAGCAGGCCACCGCCCAGGCTCTCTGGGAAGCGCACATATTTGTCGATCAGCAGCGCCACACTCAGATGCGCGGCCTGCATGAGGAGATAGGAGAGGCCCTGGTGCTCGGCCAGAGCGATGCCCGCCGCGGGAATTGCCAACGAGAGAAGCGGGACCGGCGACCGTAGCAGGCGCAAATAGCCGGGCCATGACGCCAACCGCGGTCCGAGACTCGCAAGCAAGCAGCCAATCGCAATCGCGTCGGCGTCCGTGGGCGCCCACCAGGCCGCATGTCCGTAGTGGAGTTTTGTCGCAATGCGTAGCGCCGGCGCGGCAATCACGAAAAGCAGACAGGCCATCTGCGCACGATGCCAACGGAGGACCACCAAAGCCAACGGCCAGAGGATGTAGAACTGCTCCTCCACCGACAGCGACCAGAGATGCCCAACCGCCCACGACGGCCCGTCGATAAAGTTCATCGTGTAGGACGCCGCGTGCAGGAAGTCGCTCCACAACATCGGCACTACGCCGGCCCACGCCAGCACCGCGACCACACCTAAGTAAGCAATCGCGACCGGAAGAATGCGAAATGCGCGCCGAGTGTAGAACCGGCCAATGCTGATCGATCCGGTTCTGTGCCACTCCCCCATGAGGATGCGCGTGATGAGGTAGCCCGAGATCACGAAGAACACGTGGACGCCGAACTTGGCCAGTGCGCGCACGGGCTCCGTCACCTCGGTGAACCAGAATCGGTCCGTGCCCACAAGGTGCCCAAACAACACGAGCAGGATGGAGATCGCCCGCATGCCATCCAGGCTGGGAATCCGGCTCCGCGTGGACGCTGAATAGGCAATCCGCGCGGCACGAGTGGGCGTTGTCGTGGCTTGCATGGGTAGATTGAGAGGTGTCCCGCCGAGATGGGTGGGCGATGCAGTTCACGCGCTGGCGCGCAGTTTTGGCGTCAGTTCCTGAACGGCGCTACGCACGCTGGCATATGTCCGCTCCCAGGAGTATTCGTTGGAGACCAACCGTCTGCCTGCGAACGCCAATGACCTTCTTAACGGCTCGTCCTGAAATAGCCGGACAATCTGATCGGCCGCATGCCTGGCCGAGTGGTACACCAGAAGATCGCGCCCCGGTTTGGCGGCGATGCCTTCCAGTCCAATGGGAGACGTGACGCAGGGCAAGCCTAGTGCAAGATACTCCAGGACCTTGTTCTGCATCCCCGCGCCGGCCCGTACCGGGCAGACCGCGCATATCGCGCCATCGACGGCATCGGCGATACTCTCCACCCGTCCCGTCACTTCCACGCCATGTACACGGCGGAATGAGGCCGCGGCCCCGTCCGGAATGTTGCCAACGATGCGAAACACCGCGTTGACGTGCCGCCTCACCAGAGGCAGGACATCGTGAATGAAATGGTGACAGGCGTCCAGGTTCTGGGCGCTTACCAGGTTGCCGATGAACGCGATGGCATTGCCTTTCTCCGGCAGCCGGAAGCGAAGCTGACTCGTGT is a genomic window containing:
- a CDS encoding MraY family glycosyltransferase, giving the protein MNPLLLLALVSFVLSLLLTPLVAHWSNRVGLVDQPDGRRKLHRWPVSRVGGIAIALTYIASSGLILLTVPHYQALLPEWAPGILRIAPGVVLVFLVGLADDIKGLRPWQKLLAELVAAAWVTIFAGVEITGVRGNPLPGWLSVVLTLSWLIACTNSVNLTDGVDGLASGIGFFATCTTLVAALLRGNQELMFATIPLAAALLGFLRYNFNPASIFLGDCGSLTLGFLLGILAILWGQMSATFLGMTAPLMALAVPLLDTTLAIVRRFLRQQPIFAADRGHVHHRLLARGLTPRNVTLILYAVCSIGAALSLAGSTWENHSGLVLLLFCVAAWLGVHQLDYVEFGEVGRLLRQGVFRRILNRQLALHSFSRQVEAASSVDACWQAVTAVYRVFGFAAVQARLGGVRFSDGPLMDAPNIWRLWIPLDSLDYVEFRRMRECQVPCWGADELADAINRGMRWKVSQLRAVAEARGKKAMSAAAGAGFREPPRADQRATA
- a CDS encoding acyltransferase, coding for MQATTTPTRAARIAYSASTRSRIPSLDGMRAISILLVLFGHLVGTDRFWFTEVTEPVRALAKFGVHVFFVISGYLITRILMGEWHRTGSISIGRFYTRRAFRILPVAIAYLGVVAVLAWAGVVPMLWSDFLHAASYTMNFIDGPSWAVGHLWSLSVEEQFYILWPLALVVLRWHRAQMACLLFVIAAPALRIATKLHYGHAAWWAPTDADAIAIGCLLASLGPRLASWPGYLRLLRSPVPLLSLAIPAAGIALAEHQGLSYLLMQAAHLSVALLIDKYVRFPESLGGGLLNSTVLTHLGVLSYSLYIWQELFLDRTSTLAIARFPVNIICALCVAVVSYRFVEQPFLAWRERLQRRP